The Anaerobranca californiensis DSM 14826 genomic sequence AAAGTTTTATAAATATTGATTATTTGGTGAATTTTAGAATGGTATATAACGGTATATTAGAAGAAATTATCTCTATTTAAAAGGGGGGGTGTTATGTCTAAAGGGAAAAAATGGGAACCGGATAATTTTAATATGGAAGCAACAACAATTTGGAGTTTTCCAGATAGAGGTAAATGGGCAACACATAACGGAAAATACAGAGGTAATTGGTCTCCTTATATTCCAAGGAATATAATATTGAGATATTCCGAAGAAGATGATATAGTCCTTGATCAATTTTTAGGAAGTGGAACGACACTAGTAGAAGCTAAACTTTTGAAAAGAAGAGGTATCGGAGTAGATATAAATCTTGAAGCTTTGAAAATTGCTAAAGAAAATTTAAATTTTGATTTAAATAATAACTATTATCCCCAACTATATCAAGGGGATGCAAGAAGATTAGATTTTATTGGAGATAAAACTGTAGATTTAATTTGTACCCATCCTCCATATGCAAATATTATTAGATATAGTGAAAATATAGAAGGAGACATTTCCCTTTGTGAAATTGAACAATTTCTT encodes the following:
- a CDS encoding TRM11 family SAM-dependent methyltransferase — protein: MSKGKKWEPDNFNMEATTIWSFPDRGKWATHNGKYRGNWSPYIPRNIILRYSEEDDIVLDQFLGSGTTLVEAKLLKRRGIGVDINLEALKIAKENLNFDLNNNYYPQLYQGDARRLDFIGDKTVDLICTHPPYANIIRYSENIEGDISLCEIEQFLFEMEKVAKEAFRVLKEEKYCAILIGDTRRKKHIIPLGFEVMQKFLKSGFVLKEIIIKEQHNCQATGFWHKRSVEYNFLLLAHEYLFIFRKPYKKT